In the Pseudonocardia cypriaca genome, one interval contains:
- a CDS encoding response regulator, with protein sequence MTAPVRVLVCDDQALIRTGFATIIGAQPDLEVVGECGDGRAAVELAGRLHPDVVVMDVRMPVLDGIEATRLLAGAGVASPVKVLVVTTFNLDEYVYEALRAGASGFLLKDAPPAQLLQGIRTVASGAALLAPEVTRQLVGRYAARIRPQDSGPDDVPLTPRELEVLRLIADGRSNSEIAATLVISQETVKTYVSRILTKLDLRDRVQAVVYAYRRGLVA encoded by the coding sequence GTGACCGCACCGGTGCGCGTCCTGGTCTGCGACGACCAGGCGCTGATCCGCACCGGGTTCGCGACCATCATCGGCGCGCAGCCCGATCTCGAGGTGGTCGGCGAGTGCGGCGACGGCCGCGCCGCGGTCGAGCTCGCAGGCCGGCTGCACCCCGACGTCGTGGTGATGGACGTGCGGATGCCGGTCCTCGACGGGATCGAGGCGACCCGCCTGCTCGCCGGCGCAGGCGTGGCGAGTCCGGTGAAGGTGCTCGTGGTGACGACGTTCAACCTGGACGAGTACGTGTACGAGGCGCTTCGTGCCGGGGCGAGCGGCTTCCTGCTGAAGGACGCCCCACCGGCGCAGCTGCTGCAGGGCATCCGCACCGTCGCCTCGGGCGCCGCGCTGCTGGCCCCCGAGGTGACCCGGCAGCTCGTCGGCCGCTACGCCGCGCGGATCCGGCCCCAGGACAGCGGGCCGGACGACGTGCCGCTCACCCCGCGCGAGCTGGAGGTGCTGCGCCTCATCGCGGACGGCCGCTCCAACAGCGAGATCGCCGCGACGCTCGTGATCAGCCAGGAGACGGTCAAGACCTACGTCTCGCGCATCCTCACCAAGCTCGACCTGCGGGACAGGGTGCAGGCGGTCGTCTACGCCTACCGCCGCGGGCTCGTCGCCTGA
- a CDS encoding sensor histidine kinase — translation MTDTARLAQRWQQLPVPVRDAPLALLLAAATLVPAVNSNGTQIGDVATRPMDALSLAVVALECLPLLLRRRLPALCLALVFLGFAVDQVLGYHTVAGTALPVALLSTAAHLEHGRRTTAVLVSAAYVLMAIALTLRGAPETVAGYVTFYLAMAIAWGAGTWLRQLRAAEAERRVHVAEAARTAERTRIARELHDVVTHHVTAMVVQAEAARYLTAQPDRLDQTLTVVTETGREAISDLRHLLDLLDPDEGPPGRTPTVGELHDLVEQTRRAGQPVEFTEEGRPPAGIGSAEMIVYRVVQESLTNALKHAHGSSTTVDVRHGEGEIAVEIGTDGTGSAVASPGGSGRGLAGLRERVRVLGGEFSAGHRDGGGFVVRARIPVQSTS, via the coding sequence GTGACCGACACCGCGCGTCTCGCGCAGCGGTGGCAACAGCTGCCCGTCCCCGTCCGGGACGCGCCGCTCGCGCTGCTGCTCGCCGCCGCGACGCTCGTGCCGGCGGTCAACAGCAATGGCACGCAGATCGGCGACGTCGCCACCCGCCCGATGGACGCCCTGAGCCTCGCGGTGGTCGCCCTCGAGTGCCTCCCGCTGCTCCTGCGCCGCCGCCTGCCCGCCCTCTGCCTCGCGCTCGTGTTCCTCGGCTTCGCGGTCGACCAGGTCCTCGGCTACCACACGGTCGCCGGCACCGCGCTGCCCGTCGCGCTGCTGAGCACGGCAGCGCACCTGGAGCACGGCCGGCGCACCACCGCGGTCCTGGTCTCCGCCGCGTACGTGCTGATGGCGATCGCGCTGACCCTGCGCGGCGCACCCGAGACCGTCGCCGGCTACGTCACCTTCTACCTGGCGATGGCCATCGCATGGGGCGCCGGGACGTGGCTGCGGCAGTTGCGGGCCGCCGAGGCGGAGCGCCGCGTCCACGTCGCCGAGGCGGCCCGCACCGCCGAGCGCACCCGCATCGCCCGCGAGCTGCACGACGTCGTGACCCACCACGTGACCGCGATGGTGGTGCAGGCCGAGGCGGCGCGCTACCTCACCGCCCAGCCCGACCGCCTCGACCAGACCCTGACGGTCGTCACCGAGACCGGCCGAGAGGCCATCTCCGACCTGCGGCACCTGCTCGACCTGCTCGACCCCGACGAAGGCCCGCCGGGGCGCACGCCGACCGTCGGCGAGCTGCACGACCTCGTGGAGCAGACCCGCCGGGCCGGTCAGCCCGTCGAGTTCACCGAGGAGGGGCGCCCTCCCGCGGGTATCGGCAGCGCCGAGATGATCGTCTACCGGGTGGTGCAGGAGTCGCTGACCAACGCCCTCAAGCACGCCCACGGCAGCAGCACCACCGTGGACGTGCGGCACGGCGAGGGGGAGATCGCGGTCGAGATCGGGACCGACGGCACGGGATCGGCGGTCGCGTCGCCGGGCGGGAGCGGACGCGGCCTCGCCGGACTCCGCGAACGGGTTCGGGTGCTCGGCGGCGAGTTCAGCGCGGGCCACCGCGACGGCGGCGGGTTCGTGGTGCGGGCGCGCATCCCCGTGCAGAGCACTTCGTGA
- a CDS encoding CPBP family intramembrane glutamic endopeptidase, whose product MRLVIQLAVVAAIAVVGSTLVNAVASNPPLTLIIGLVTAAAALLGYRWVVRRTEHRPIDELSRTGAVPTLALGTLIGVGLFASVILNIAFLDGYRVLGWGSPAGAVALVGFMAAAAVTEELIFRGILFRIIEQWTGTWTALVLTAALFGLSHLFNPHATLWGALAIAIEAGAMLAAAYAATRTLWFPIGLHFGWNCAAGAIFSTEVSGNDTPDGLLHAVMSGPTALTGGEFGPEGSVYAVLFASVLTVVFLWLAHRRGRIVSRREARTAPRTTLAP is encoded by the coding sequence ATGCGACTGGTCATCCAGCTCGCCGTCGTCGCGGCCATCGCCGTCGTCGGTAGCACCCTCGTCAACGCCGTGGCGTCGAACCCGCCACTCACCCTGATCATCGGCCTCGTCACCGCCGCAGCCGCACTGCTGGGCTACAGGTGGGTCGTGCGCCGCACCGAGCACCGCCCGATCGACGAGCTGTCCCGCACCGGCGCTGTTCCCACACTCGCCCTCGGCACTCTGATCGGCGTCGGTCTGTTCGCCTCGGTCATCCTCAACATCGCCTTCCTCGACGGCTACCGGGTGCTCGGCTGGGGATCCCCGGCCGGCGCCGTCGCGCTGGTCGGGTTCATGGCCGCAGCCGCCGTCACCGAGGAGCTGATCTTCCGCGGCATCCTGTTCCGCATCATCGAGCAGTGGACGGGCACCTGGACCGCGCTCGTCCTCACCGCTGCACTCTTCGGCCTGTCCCACCTGTTCAACCCGCACGCCACCCTCTGGGGCGCGCTCGCCATCGCGATCGAGGCCGGCGCGATGCTCGCCGCCGCGTACGCCGCCACCCGCACGCTGTGGTTCCCCATCGGCCTGCACTTCGGCTGGAACTGCGCGGCAGGCGCCATCTTCAGCACCGAGGTGTCGGGCAACGACACCCCCGACGGCCTGCTGCACGCCGTCATGAGCGGGCCCACGGCACTCACCGGTGGCGAGTTCGGACCCGAAGGCAGCGTCTACGCCGTCCTGTTCGCCTCCGTCCTCACCGTCGTGTTCCTGTGGCTGGCCCACCGCCGCGGCCGCATCGTGTCTCGCCGCGAGGCCCGCACCGCTCCGCGCACTACGCTCGCGCCGTGA
- a CDS encoding MFS transporter, whose protein sequence is MSVEVGHRAGTREWLGLTVLLLPTALLFVAQTVLFLATPHIAADLRPSSDQLLWVNDVYGFAMAGLLVAMGTIGDRVGRRRVLLLGAVVFGVGSVVAAFAPSIGVLIAARALMGVGAAAVMPSTLSLVPNMFEDPRQRATAVGMWAASVSVGVALGPLLGGLLLEAFWWGAALLIGVPVMALVVILAPLLVPEYKAPDAAGQRMPDVLSVLLSMAALLPFVYGVKEYAKSGLTVTAVVTALFGIAFGVVFVRRQLGLETPLLDVRLFENRSFSGALGVWLLSAIALGGIYLLFTQYLQQVAGLSPLAAGLWILPAALMLVVVSTVSPIVARKVRPAYVVAVGALFSMAGYLVLTQVDSVAGLPLLITGFYLLYPGIAPTMALTTNLVMSATPPEKQGAASAVSSTSIDLGVSLGIAVMGSIGTAVYHATVPSGLPAQAADSLSGALNEASTMSGDAAQSLVATAREAFTSGLNVAGVVAAVLVAGAAVLAVTLLRHVPPASVPADEPDGAATVSA, encoded by the coding sequence ATGTCTGTCGAAGTCGGTCACCGGGCCGGGACCAGGGAATGGCTCGGCCTCACGGTGCTGCTGCTGCCGACCGCGCTGCTGTTCGTCGCCCAGACCGTGCTGTTCCTGGCCACTCCGCACATCGCGGCCGACCTGCGGCCGAGCAGTGACCAGCTGCTGTGGGTCAACGACGTGTACGGGTTCGCGATGGCCGGGCTCCTGGTGGCCATGGGCACCATCGGCGACCGGGTGGGCCGACGGCGGGTGCTGCTGCTCGGCGCGGTCGTGTTCGGCGTCGGCTCGGTGGTGGCCGCGTTCGCACCGAGCATCGGGGTGCTGATCGCGGCGCGCGCGTTGATGGGTGTCGGCGCGGCGGCGGTGATGCCGTCGACGTTGTCGCTGGTCCCGAACATGTTCGAGGACCCGCGGCAGCGGGCGACGGCGGTCGGGATGTGGGCCGCTTCGGTGTCGGTCGGCGTCGCGCTCGGCCCGCTGCTCGGCGGGCTGCTGCTGGAGGCGTTCTGGTGGGGCGCTGCGCTGCTGATCGGCGTGCCGGTGATGGCGCTGGTCGTGATCCTCGCGCCGCTGCTGGTGCCGGAGTACAAGGCGCCGGACGCCGCCGGGCAGCGGATGCCCGACGTGCTGAGCGTGCTGCTGTCCATGGCCGCGCTGCTGCCGTTCGTCTACGGGGTCAAGGAATACGCCAAGTCGGGGCTGACCGTGACCGCGGTGGTGACGGCGCTGTTCGGCATCGCGTTCGGGGTCGTGTTCGTCCGGCGGCAGCTCGGCCTGGAGACCCCGCTGCTCGACGTGCGGCTGTTCGAGAACCGCTCGTTCAGCGGTGCGTTGGGCGTGTGGCTGCTGTCGGCCATCGCGCTCGGCGGCATCTACCTGCTGTTCACGCAGTACCTCCAGCAGGTGGCCGGGCTGTCGCCGCTGGCGGCGGGACTGTGGATCCTGCCGGCGGCGCTGATGCTGGTGGTGGTGTCGACGGTGTCGCCGATCGTGGCGCGCAAGGTGCGGCCGGCGTACGTGGTGGCGGTCGGTGCGCTGTTCTCGATGGCCGGGTACCTCGTGCTGACCCAGGTCGACAGCGTGGCCGGGCTGCCGCTGCTGATCACCGGGTTCTACCTGCTCTACCCGGGCATCGCGCCGACGATGGCGTTGACCACCAACTTGGTGATGTCGGCGACGCCGCCGGAGAAGCAGGGCGCCGCGTCGGCGGTCAGCTCCACGTCCATCGACCTGGGCGTCTCGCTCGGCATCGCGGTGATGGGCAGCATCGGCACAGCCGTCTACCACGCCACGGTACCGTCCGGCCTGCCCGCCCAGGCCGCGGACTCGCTGTCGGGCGCGCTGAACGAGGCTTCGACGATGTCCGGCGACGCGGCGCAGTCGTTGGTGGCGACGGCGCGGGAGGCGTTCACCAGCGGGCTCAACGTCGCCGGGGTGGTGGCGGCGGTGCTGGTCGCGGGCGCGGCCGTGCTCGCGGTCACCCTGCTGCGGCACGTGCCGCCGGCCTCCGTACCGGCGGACGAGCCCGATGGCGCGGCCACCGTGAGCGCCTGA